A portion of the Laribacter hongkongensis DSM 14985 genome contains these proteins:
- a CDS encoding class I SAM-dependent methyltransferase, translating into MSDAARFWNPRFAAGEYVYGTDANAFLREEAHRLPAGGRVLSLGEGEGRNAVFLASQGWQVTGVDASAEGLAKVARLAQARGVPVATIEADLEEWDIPAGSWDGIVSVFCHLPPALRQRVLRQAVDGLRPGGVLLLTGYTPRQLAFGTGGPKETALLNEPADLRADLAGLDILRCEEVERDICEGRLHTGRAAVVELVARKPA; encoded by the coding sequence ATGTCTGATGCTGCCCGGTTCTGGAATCCGCGTTTTGCCGCCGGAGAATACGTTTACGGCACCGATGCCAATGCCTTTTTGCGCGAGGAGGCACACCGCCTGCCGGCTGGCGGCCGGGTGCTGAGCCTGGGAGAGGGCGAAGGGCGCAATGCCGTGTTCCTGGCCAGCCAGGGCTGGCAGGTGACGGGCGTGGATGCGTCAGCCGAAGGTCTGGCCAAGGTGGCGCGACTGGCACAGGCCCGTGGCGTGCCGGTGGCAACCATTGAGGCCGATCTTGAGGAATGGGACATTCCGGCCGGCAGCTGGGACGGCATCGTGTCGGTGTTCTGCCATCTGCCGCCGGCCTTGCGCCAGCGGGTGCTGCGCCAGGCTGTCGACGGGCTCAGGCCCGGCGGTGTCCTGCTGCTGACGGGCTACACGCCGCGACAGCTGGCATTCGGCACCGGCGGCCCGAAAGAAACCGCCCTGCTCAACGAACCGGCAGACCTGCGGGCCGATCTGGCCGGACTGGACATCCTGCGTTGCGAGGAAGTGGAACGCGACATCTGCGAAGGCCGCCTGCATACCGGACGCGCCGCCGTGGTGGAACTGGTGGCGCGCAAGCCGGCCTGA
- a CDS encoding DUF2628 domain-containing protein yields the protein MSETWQAKFDLFDQAGGTSPRYINQLEWRERVALTYNAPALFLGILYFLWKGMWRKGLGLLGFCLAVGVVIEGVLILAGFDPLRGLKAIAAGSQMLFCMRANACYYRMKRLGDQSWNPFR from the coding sequence GTGTCCGAAACATGGCAGGCCAAGTTCGACCTGTTCGACCAGGCTGGCGGCACCAGCCCCCGGTACATCAACCAGCTTGAATGGCGCGAGCGAGTCGCGCTCACCTACAACGCGCCGGCGCTGTTCCTCGGAATACTGTATTTCCTGTGGAAGGGCATGTGGCGCAAGGGGCTGGGGCTCCTGGGCTTCTGCCTGGCGGTGGGCGTGGTGATCGAAGGCGTGCTGATCCTTGCCGGCTTTGATCCGCTCCGGGGTCTCAAGGCCATCGCGGCCGGTTCGCAGATGCTCTTCTGCATGCGGGCCAACGCCTGCTATTACCGGATGAAGCGGCTGGGGGACCAGAGCTGGAATCCGTTCCGCTGA
- a CDS encoding arginyltransferase, with translation MSLRDNHAMLTVRFYATAPYACSYLPDRQARSQVAMPAESIDAGVYSQLVQIGFRRSGLFTYRPYCDVCQACISVRVPVAEFTPGRSQQRAWRRHCSLSVRLLPLEFDEEHYRLYRRYQLSRHKGGSMEDDSRQQYSEFILKSGVESWLAEFRDGDRLCMVSLIDRLEDGVSAVYTFYDPDEPRASFGTYNVLWQIRLARQLGLPYLYLGYWIADCRKMAYKTNFRPQERLEHGVWCRQDDPSPRG, from the coding sequence ATGAGCCTGCGTGACAACCATGCCATGCTGACCGTCCGTTTTTATGCGACGGCACCGTATGCCTGCAGCTACCTGCCGGACCGGCAGGCCCGTTCGCAGGTGGCCATGCCGGCCGAATCGATCGACGCAGGCGTTTACAGCCAGCTGGTGCAGATCGGTTTCCGCCGCAGCGGCCTGTTTACCTACCGCCCCTATTGTGATGTCTGCCAGGCCTGCATCTCGGTGCGGGTGCCGGTGGCCGAGTTCACGCCCGGCCGCAGCCAGCAACGGGCCTGGCGCCGCCACTGCAGCCTGTCGGTGCGCTTGCTGCCGCTGGAGTTTGACGAAGAGCATTACCGGCTCTACCGGCGCTACCAGCTGTCGCGGCACAAGGGCGGCAGCATGGAAGACGACAGCCGCCAGCAATACAGCGAGTTCATCCTCAAAAGCGGGGTGGAAAGCTGGCTGGCCGAATTCCGCGACGGCGACCGGCTGTGCATGGTCAGCCTGATCGACCGGCTGGAAGACGGCGTATCGGCGGTCTACACCTTCTACGACCCGGACGAGCCCCGTGCGAGTTTCGGCACCTACAACGTGCTCTGGCAGATCCGGCTGGCCCGGCAACTGGGCCTGCCCTACCTCTACCTCGGCTACTGGATCGCCGACTGCCGCAAGATGGCCTACAAGACCAACTTCCGTCCGCAGGAGCGGCTGGAGCACGGCGTGTGGTGCCGTCAGGACGATCCATCGCCCCGGGGCTGA
- the aat gene encoding leucyl/phenylalanyl-tRNA--protein transferase produces the protein MIAWLDEDEPFPPVEQALTEPSGLLAASADLPVSRLVTAYRRGIFPWFNPGEPVLWWSPDPRMVLYPAELHVPRSLEKVLRHRRYTVTVDRAFGSVIRACAAPTPARPASWITPEIISTYSQLYRLGLAHSVETWIDGQLAGGFYGVMIGRMFYGESMFAQAPDASKIAFAHLMRRFAGHGIDMIDCQMHTAHLARFGGREIPRSDFVATVNTLTAQPAPPDLWRWSHCNEPA, from the coding sequence ATGATCGCCTGGCTGGACGAGGATGAGCCGTTTCCTCCCGTCGAGCAGGCCCTGACCGAACCTTCCGGTCTGCTGGCAGCCAGTGCCGACCTGCCGGTTTCCCGGCTGGTGACGGCATACCGCCGGGGCATTTTCCCGTGGTTCAACCCGGGTGAGCCGGTGCTGTGGTGGTCGCCTGATCCGCGCATGGTGCTGTATCCCGCGGAGCTTCATGTCCCGCGCTCGCTGGAAAAAGTGCTGCGCCACCGCCGGTACACCGTCACGGTCGACCGGGCATTCGGTTCGGTGATCCGCGCCTGTGCGGCCCCCACACCGGCACGACCGGCGAGCTGGATCACCCCGGAAATCATCAGTACGTACAGCCAGCTTTACCGGCTGGGGCTGGCGCACTCGGTCGAAACCTGGATCGACGGCCAGCTGGCAGGCGGCTTTTACGGCGTGATGATCGGCCGCATGTTCTACGGAGAATCCATGTTCGCGCAGGCACCGGATGCATCCAAGATCGCCTTTGCACACCTGATGCGCCGCTTTGCCGGCCACGGCATCGACATGATCGACTGCCAGATGCACACGGCCCATCTTGCGCGGTTCGGCGGGCGCGAAATTCCCCGGAGCGACTTTGTTGCTACAGTCAACACACTGACTGCCCAACCTGCTCCGCCCGATCTGTGGCGCTGGTCCCACTGCAATGAGCCTGCGTGA
- the fur gene encoding ferric iron uptake transcriptional regulator — protein sequence MNQAQQLKSIGLKATGPRLKILNLFESNPQDHLSAEDVYRRLINDKIDVGLATVYRVLTQFEQAGILTRHHFESDRAVYELNQGHHHDHIVCMECGQVVEFYDPELEALQERIAARYGFEIVDHSLYLYGRCLKGDCQHCHPAEPAADSGPSQSQP from the coding sequence ATGAACCAAGCGCAGCAACTCAAGAGCATCGGCCTGAAGGCCACCGGCCCCCGGCTCAAGATACTCAACCTGTTCGAGAGCAATCCGCAGGATCACCTGTCGGCCGAGGATGTCTATCGCCGGCTGATCAACGACAAGATCGACGTGGGGCTGGCAACGGTTTACCGCGTGCTGACCCAGTTCGAGCAGGCCGGCATCCTGACCCGGCACCATTTCGAGTCGGACCGGGCGGTCTACGAACTCAACCAGGGCCATCACCATGACCACATCGTGTGCATGGAGTGCGGGCAGGTGGTCGAGTTTTACGACCCGGAACTCGAGGCCCTGCAAGAGCGCATCGCCGCCCGCTACGGCTTTGAAATCGTCGATCACTCGCTCTATCTCTATGGTCGCTGCCTCAAGGGTGACTGCCAGCACTGTCACCCGGCCGAACCTGCCGCTGACTCCGGTCCCAGCCAGTCGCAGCCATGA
- a CDS encoding outer membrane protein assembly factor BamE has translation MPGFLSPHTIDIQQGNVVTQDAVDKLRPGMTRAQVRFVLGTPLLTDMFHAQRWDYVFQIRREGQLREEKRFTVYFDGDRLTRWEGDTFPPRRADLAAPDAATTPDTPAPAAATGATNP, from the coding sequence ATGCCAGGCTTCCTGTCGCCGCATACCATCGACATCCAGCAAGGGAATGTCGTCACGCAGGATGCGGTCGACAAGCTGCGTCCCGGCATGACCCGCGCCCAGGTCCGCTTCGTTCTGGGCACACCGCTCCTGACCGACATGTTCCATGCCCAGCGCTGGGATTACGTGTTCCAGATCCGCCGGGAAGGCCAGCTGCGCGAAGAAAAGCGCTTTACCGTCTACTTTGACGGCGACCGGCTGACCCGCTGGGAAGGCGACACCTTCCCGCCGCGCCGCGCCGACCTGGCGGCTCCCGATGCCGCCACCACTCCCGACACCCCGGCCCCGGCGGCCGCTACCGGAGCCACCAATCCATGA
- the dapB gene encoding 4-hydroxy-tetrahydrodipicolinate reductase, with amino-acid sequence MSDLRLVIAGCGGRMGRALIEAVTSTPGVVLAGALERAESPLVGQDAGLPLGLTTGVRVSHDVDAALARADALIDFTRPEATLAYLAACRRHKVNMIIGTTGFDDAGKAAIRDAGQEIGIVFAPNFSVGVNLTFKLLDLAARVLNEGYDIEIIEAHHRHKVDAPSGTALRMGEVVADALGRDLKTCAVYGREGVTGERDPGTIGFATVRAGDVVGDHTVLFATPGERVEITHKASSRLTFANGAVRAARWLGKRHGQFDMQDVLGLR; translated from the coding sequence ATGAGTGATCTGCGCCTTGTCATCGCCGGTTGCGGCGGCCGCATGGGCCGCGCACTGATCGAAGCCGTCACCAGTACTCCCGGCGTCGTGCTTGCCGGCGCGCTCGAGCGCGCCGAAAGCCCGCTGGTCGGCCAGGATGCCGGCCTGCCGCTGGGCCTGACCACCGGCGTCCGCGTCAGCCACGATGTCGATGCGGCCCTCGCCAGGGCTGATGCCCTGATCGACTTCACCCGCCCGGAAGCCACCCTCGCCTACCTCGCCGCCTGCCGCCGCCACAAGGTCAACATGATCATCGGCACTACCGGCTTTGACGATGCAGGCAAGGCCGCCATCCGCGACGCCGGACAGGAAATCGGCATCGTGTTCGCCCCCAACTTCTCGGTGGGCGTCAACCTGACCTTCAAGCTGCTCGACCTCGCTGCCCGCGTACTCAACGAAGGCTACGACATCGAAATCATCGAGGCGCATCACCGCCACAAGGTCGACGCACCGTCCGGCACCGCACTGCGCATGGGTGAAGTCGTGGCCGATGCCCTCGGGCGCGACCTGAAAACCTGCGCGGTCTACGGCCGCGAAGGCGTCACCGGCGAACGCGATCCCGGCACCATCGGCTTTGCCACGGTTCGCGCCGGCGACGTGGTGGGTGACCACACCGTGCTCTTTGCCACGCCGGGTGAGCGGGTGGAAATCACCCACAAGGCCTCCAGCCGCCTGACCTTCGCCAACGGCGCCGTCCGCGCCGCGCGCTGGCTTGGCAAGCGTCATGGCCAGTTCGACATGCAGGATGTCCTGGGCCTGCGCTAA
- a CDS encoding FecCD family ABC transporter permease, which produces MPIAPARLALILAGLLLLVSLASLLLGAGATIDELWHGDPFAWSLVLQLRAPRLVLALAAGSLLALCGASLQAQFRNPLAEPGLIGVSAGAALGAALALAASAPFWLVLPASLAGALTATHLAQRLAGHGGNATELLLAGVAINAFAAALLTLVISFADDQSLRGITFWLMGSLALADWPLAAGLALVAVTGLALLWPRWRLLNALLLGERTAFHAGFAVARERRMLVWLTATLVALTISLTGGIGFIGLIVPQLVRRLSGGHYRQLLPLSALGGGLLLALADLLARLAVAPAELPVGAITSLAGAPFFLWLLRQRRGLR; this is translated from the coding sequence ATGCCGATTGCACCTGCCCGACTGGCCCTCATCCTCGCCGGCTTGCTGCTGCTGGTTTCTCTCGCCTCCCTGCTGCTGGGCGCCGGAGCAACCATTGACGAGCTGTGGCACGGTGATCCATTCGCCTGGTCGCTGGTCCTGCAACTGCGGGCACCCCGGCTGGTACTGGCCTTGGCGGCCGGCAGCCTGCTGGCCCTGTGCGGCGCCAGCCTGCAGGCGCAGTTCCGCAACCCGCTGGCCGAACCCGGCCTGATCGGCGTCTCGGCCGGTGCCGCCCTCGGCGCCGCACTGGCCCTTGCTGCCAGCGCACCGTTCTGGCTGGTGCTGCCGGCCAGCCTGGCCGGCGCACTGACCGCCACCCATCTGGCGCAGCGACTGGCCGGGCACGGCGGCAATGCCACCGAACTCCTGCTGGCCGGCGTGGCCATCAACGCTTTTGCCGCCGCCCTGCTCACGCTCGTCATCAGCTTTGCCGACGACCAGAGCCTGCGCGGCATCACGTTCTGGCTCATGGGCAGCCTGGCGCTGGCCGACTGGCCCCTGGCTGCCGGACTGGCGCTGGTTGCCGTCACCGGTCTGGCGTTGCTGTGGCCGCGCTGGCGCCTGCTCAATGCCCTGCTGTTGGGAGAGCGGACAGCGTTTCATGCCGGATTTGCCGTGGCGCGCGAACGCCGCATGCTGGTCTGGCTGACGGCGACCCTGGTTGCCCTGACGATTTCGCTGACCGGAGGCATCGGCTTTATCGGCCTGATTGTCCCGCAGCTGGTGCGCCGGCTCTCCGGCGGACATTACCGCCAGCTGCTGCCGCTCTCGGCACTCGGCGGAGGGCTGCTGCTGGCACTGGCTGACCTGCTGGCCCGGCTGGCCGTAGCACCGGCCGAACTGCCGGTCGGCGCCATCACCAGTCTGGCCGGCGCGCCGTTTTTCCTGTGGTTGCTGCGCCAGCGCCGGGGGCTGCGCTGA
- a CDS encoding heme ABC transporter ATP-binding protein, which yields MLLRAGNLTLGRHGRTLIRSLSLSLTPHQLVAVLGPNGAGKSTLLGLLAGETPADDGSLTWQGQPLAGFSPAELARRRAYLMQQHENAPGLSGRDVVEIGLFAHGDPRAHQTACRQAVELAQAATLLPAAYDTLSGGEQARVQFARVLAQVLAGSGERLLLLDEPTAALDPAHQEHLLATCRQLCRTLPLAVVVVLHDLNLAARHADRVVLLDQGRLVADAAPAEALTPARIEAVFGQRVHVLPHPDIPSLPVFVPRYPA from the coding sequence ATGCTGCTGCGGGCCGGGAACCTGACGCTAGGCCGCCACGGCCGGACGCTGATCCGGTCGCTCAGCCTGTCGCTGACCCCGCACCAGCTGGTGGCCGTGCTGGGACCGAACGGCGCGGGCAAGTCCACGCTGCTTGGCCTTCTGGCCGGGGAAACGCCAGCCGATGACGGCTCGCTCACGTGGCAGGGCCAGCCGCTGGCGGGTTTCTCGCCTGCCGAACTGGCACGCCGGCGCGCCTACCTGATGCAGCAGCATGAAAATGCACCGGGCCTGAGCGGCCGTGACGTGGTGGAAATCGGCCTGTTTGCCCATGGCGACCCGCGCGCCCATCAGACAGCCTGCCGGCAGGCCGTCGAACTGGCTCAGGCCGCCACCTTGCTGCCGGCGGCCTACGACACGCTGTCCGGTGGCGAACAGGCGCGGGTGCAGTTTGCCCGCGTGCTGGCGCAGGTGCTGGCCGGCTCCGGCGAGCGCCTGCTGCTGCTTGACGAGCCGACCGCAGCACTTGATCCCGCTCACCAGGAACACCTGCTGGCCACTTGCCGGCAACTTTGCCGCACGTTGCCGCTGGCCGTGGTGGTGGTCCTGCACGACCTCAACCTGGCAGCCCGCCACGCCGACCGGGTGGTGTTGCTCGATCAGGGCCGGCTGGTAGCCGATGCCGCACCGGCCGAGGCACTGACGCCGGCACGCATCGAGGCGGTATTCGGCCAGCGGGTGCATGTGCTGCCGCACCCGGACATCCCGTCCCTGCCGGTCTTCGTACCCCGCTATCCGGCCTGA
- a CDS encoding efflux RND transporter periplasmic adaptor subunit, whose product MHRPPAARWSPVVPSCVLTALLLAGCNKPAETPAVPPQVVKAMTVTRQDVPIDFPFVATTESSQNVEINARVTGYLERKTYDEGGTVKKGQTLFVLDQKPFLASLESARAQLANSRAALETARLNLRRYQALAPRGAASQSDLDNATGSYQQAQASVKAAEASVQQAELNLGYTVITSPVDGVAGLAIPAIGTYIGSSNSNLTTVATLNPMWIKFSVSEGQVQAQQQAVRSGSLLTPADGRYQVEILRSTGEPYDLEGVVTTASPFYDNATGTFVVRATVNNSKGMLRPNQYVNIRLKGAVRPGSIVLPQRAVQQGPGSQYVWVVGKDNTAEYRPVTVGPWQNLGWLIQNGLEPGEKVVVEGLTALRPGAPMKVSQLSPAELAALLGEPAPAAPATPAAAPAAKLPPGTRP is encoded by the coding sequence ATGCACCGACCGCCTGCCGCCCGATGGTCACCTGTCGTCCCGTCCTGTGTCCTGACCGCCCTGCTGCTGGCAGGCTGCAACAAGCCGGCCGAAACGCCGGCCGTGCCGCCACAGGTGGTCAAGGCCATGACGGTGACCCGCCAGGACGTGCCGATTGATTTTCCCTTCGTGGCCACGACCGAGAGTTCGCAGAATGTCGAAATCAACGCCCGCGTCACGGGTTACCTGGAGCGCAAGACCTACGACGAAGGCGGCACGGTCAAAAAAGGCCAGACGCTCTTCGTGCTGGACCAGAAACCGTTCCTTGCCTCACTCGAGTCAGCCCGCGCCCAGCTGGCCAACAGCCGGGCCGCGCTGGAAACCGCCCGGCTGAACCTGCGCCGCTACCAGGCACTGGCACCGCGCGGGGCTGCCTCGCAGTCCGATCTCGACAATGCCACCGGCAGTTACCAGCAGGCCCAGGCCTCGGTGAAGGCGGCCGAAGCCAGCGTGCAGCAGGCCGAACTCAACCTCGGCTACACCGTGATCACTTCGCCGGTCGACGGCGTGGCCGGACTGGCGATCCCGGCCATCGGCACCTACATCGGCAGCAGCAACAGCAACCTTACGACAGTAGCCACGCTGAATCCGATGTGGATCAAGTTCAGCGTGTCGGAAGGCCAGGTCCAGGCCCAGCAACAGGCCGTACGCTCGGGCAGCCTGCTCACGCCGGCCGACGGACGCTACCAGGTGGAAATCCTGCGCAGCACCGGCGAGCCTTACGATCTGGAAGGGGTGGTCACGACGGCCTCGCCGTTTTACGACAATGCCACCGGCACGTTTGTCGTCCGGGCCACGGTCAACAACAGCAAGGGGATGCTGCGGCCGAACCAGTACGTCAACATCCGCCTGAAGGGCGCGGTACGCCCCGGCAGCATTGTCCTGCCGCAACGCGCCGTCCAGCAGGGACCGGGCAGCCAGTATGTGTGGGTGGTCGGCAAGGACAACACCGCCGAATACCGCCCGGTCACGGTGGGGCCGTGGCAGAACCTCGGCTGGCTGATCCAGAACGGCCTCGAGCCGGGCGAAAAGGTGGTGGTGGAAGGGCTGACCGCCCTGCGTCCCGGTGCACCGATGAAAGTCAGCCAGCTCTCGCCGGCCGAACTCGCAGCCCTGCTGGGCGAACCTGCTCCGGCGGCTCCGGCCACACCCGCAGCGGCACCTGCGGCAAAACTCCCCCCCGGTACCCGGCCCTGA
- a CDS encoding efflux RND transporter permease subunit, whose protein sequence is MFSLSRFFIERPVFAAVLSIIIAILGLLGLYSLPVQQYPNIAPVQITVSASYPGADAQTASQSVAAPIEQQIIGVDNLLYLTSSSSSSGNISIQAYFKQDADPDIAQVQVQNRVSLATPQLPSVVNQYGVTVNKRSSSILMVVNFYDPSGKMSALDLSNYVTMNVLDTIKRIPGAGQASQFGSSNQAIRIWMDPRKMASLGVTTTDIKNAIASQNALVGAGQIGQEPSNNQVELTIPVVAAGAFADPRVYENMVIRAAQGNNALVQVKDVARVELGQQNYQGQNFVNGKPASTVAVYLQAGANSLEVADQVRATLKTLKAGFPPGMDYLVALDTTTYVRDSISEVTKTLIEALALVLVIMYLFLQNLRATFIATIAIGVSLLGSFIGLALLGFSVNLLTLFGLVLAIGLVVDDAIVVIENVERVMHDNPDMPVREAAIESMREVSSAVFGMTLVLSSVFIPALFMSGTTGELYKQFAATIAGGVIVSGITALTLTPTLCAMLLKRSEPHTRGPFAWFNNWFARLTRGYGRLSHLVIRRSLVSVLFLGVMLLGVWQLFRIVPTSFVPQEDQGYLFAALMLPESSSMPRTIKAADQLDRIIRRNQAVEANTIIDGFSLLDGQNKSSVATAFINLKPSGERTKPGESAFAVLEDIARQTHAFTAGMVIPLIPPPIPGIGTQAGFDMWVQSRGTDSPAQIQQNVQKFIAAASKEPAIGTLRTSFNANTLQLKVDIDRVKANLIGADISDVLGTLQAQLGSLRVSQFNQYSRVWDVTIQSESDYRQRPEDIGLLYTRTAQGNMVPLSSVVNSSFSSGPTVMSQYNGVPAANVTGTPASGYSSGEAIAALERVATDVLPASYSYGWAGLTYTEVSSGNDSVFIFGLGLLMVFLILAVLFESWTLPTAVLAAVPFGLLGALLATWLRGLDNDVYMQIGLLVLVGLAAKNAILIVEFAVQLHKDGKSLLEAAVDAGELRLRAIIMTSLAFIFGTLPLALATGSGANARHSIGTGIVGGMIVLSSLALLFVPMFFYHFERWREGRQKPQAAAGEPPAGDDEEDRS, encoded by the coding sequence ATGTTCTCGCTTTCGCGATTCTTCATCGAGCGGCCGGTCTTTGCCGCCGTACTGTCGATCATCATCGCCATACTCGGCCTGCTGGGGCTTTACAGCCTGCCGGTCCAGCAATACCCGAACATCGCCCCGGTGCAGATCACGGTGTCCGCCAGCTACCCGGGGGCCGATGCCCAGACGGCCTCACAGTCGGTGGCCGCTCCGATCGAGCAGCAGATCATCGGGGTGGACAACCTGCTCTACCTGACGTCCAGCAGCTCCTCCAGCGGCAACATCAGCATCCAGGCCTACTTCAAGCAGGATGCCGACCCTGACATTGCCCAGGTGCAGGTACAGAACCGCGTCAGTCTCGCCACGCCACAGCTGCCGTCCGTGGTGAACCAGTACGGCGTGACCGTCAACAAGCGTTCGTCCAGCATCCTGATGGTGGTGAACTTCTACGATCCCAGCGGCAAGATGAGCGCGCTGGACCTGAGCAACTACGTCACCATGAACGTGCTGGACACCATCAAGCGCATTCCCGGTGCCGGCCAGGCCTCGCAGTTCGGCTCGTCCAACCAGGCCATCCGCATCTGGATGGACCCGCGCAAGATGGCGTCGCTGGGCGTTACCACTACTGACATCAAGAACGCCATCGCCAGCCAGAACGCCCTGGTCGGCGCCGGCCAGATCGGGCAGGAGCCCAGCAACAACCAGGTCGAGCTGACCATTCCGGTGGTGGCGGCCGGTGCCTTTGCCGATCCTCGCGTCTACGAAAACATGGTGATCCGCGCAGCCCAGGGCAACAACGCCCTGGTGCAGGTCAAGGATGTCGCCCGGGTCGAACTGGGCCAGCAGAATTACCAGGGGCAGAATTTCGTCAACGGCAAGCCGGCCTCGACCGTGGCGGTGTATCTGCAAGCCGGTGCCAACAGCCTCGAGGTGGCCGACCAGGTGCGGGCCACGCTGAAAACGCTGAAGGCCGGTTTTCCGCCCGGCATGGACTATCTGGTGGCACTGGATACCACCACCTACGTGCGCGATTCGATCAGCGAAGTGACCAAGACCCTGATCGAGGCCTTGGCACTGGTGCTGGTCATCATGTACCTGTTCCTGCAAAACCTGCGCGCCACCTTCATTGCCACCATTGCCATCGGCGTATCGTTGCTGGGTTCGTTCATCGGGCTGGCGCTGCTGGGGTTTTCTGTCAACCTGCTCACCCTTTTTGGTCTGGTGCTGGCCATCGGCCTAGTGGTGGACGACGCCATCGTCGTCATCGAAAACGTCGAGCGGGTCATGCACGACAATCCGGACATGCCGGTACGCGAAGCCGCCATCGAATCGATGCGCGAAGTGTCCAGCGCAGTATTCGGCATGACGCTGGTGCTGTCGTCGGTGTTCATCCCGGCACTGTTCATGAGCGGCACTACCGGCGAACTCTACAAACAGTTTGCCGCCACCATTGCCGGCGGGGTGATCGTGTCCGGCATCACGGCACTGACCCTGACGCCCACCCTGTGCGCCATGCTGCTCAAACGCAGCGAGCCGCACACGCGCGGCCCGTTTGCGTGGTTCAACAACTGGTTTGCCAGGCTGACCCGCGGCTACGGCCGGCTGTCGCACCTGGTGATCCGGCGCTCGCTGGTGTCCGTACTGTTCCTTGGCGTGATGCTGCTGGGCGTATGGCAACTCTTCCGCATCGTGCCGACCAGCTTTGTGCCGCAGGAAGACCAGGGCTATCTCTTTGCCGCGCTGATGCTGCCCGAATCTTCCAGCATGCCCCGCACCATCAAGGCAGCCGATCAGCTCGACCGCATCATCCGGCGCAACCAGGCGGTGGAGGCCAACACCATCATTGACGGCTTCAGCCTGCTGGACGGCCAGAACAAGAGCAGCGTGGCCACGGCCTTCATCAACCTGAAACCCTCGGGCGAGCGTACCAAACCCGGCGAATCAGCCTTTGCCGTGCTGGAAGACATTGCCCGCCAGACCCATGCCTTTACCGCCGGCATGGTGATTCCGCTGATTCCGCCCCCGATTCCCGGCATCGGCACCCAGGCCGGCTTTGACATGTGGGTGCAAAGCCGTGGTACCGATTCACCGGCACAGATCCAGCAGAACGTGCAGAAATTCATTGCGGCTGCCAGCAAGGAACCGGCCATCGGCACCTTGCGGACCAGCTTCAACGCCAACACGCTGCAACTGAAGGTCGACATCGACCGGGTGAAGGCCAACCTGATCGGAGCCGACATTTCCGACGTGCTGGGCACCTTGCAGGCGCAGCTGGGCTCGCTGCGGGTCAGCCAGTTCAACCAGTACAGCCGTGTCTGGGATGTCACCATCCAGTCCGAGTCTGACTACCGCCAGCGCCCGGAGGACATCGGCCTGCTCTACACCCGCACGGCCCAGGGCAACATGGTGCCGCTGTCTTCGGTGGTCAACAGCAGCTTTTCCAGCGGCCCGACCGTGATGTCGCAATACAACGGTGTGCCGGCGGCCAATGTCACCGGCACACCGGCCAGCGGCTACAGCTCGGGCGAGGCCATTGCGGCGCTGGAGCGGGTGGCAACCGACGTGCTGCCTGCCAGCTACAGCTACGGCTGGGCCGGCCTGACCTATACCGAGGTCAGTTCCGGCAATGATTCGGTCTTCATCTTCGGACTGGGCCTGCTGATGGTGTTCCTGATCCTGGCCGTGCTGTTCGAGTCGTGGACCCTGCCGACCGCCGTGCTGGCCGCCGTGCCGTTCGGACTGCTGGGTGCCCTGCTCGCCACCTGGCTGCGCGGTCTGGACAACGACGTCTACATGCAGATCGGCCTGCTGGTGCTGGTCGGGCTGGCAGCCAAGAACGCCATCCTGATCGTCGAATTTGCCGTGCAGCTGCACAAGGACGGCAAATCCCTGCTCGAAGCGGCGGTGGATGCCGGCGAGCTGCGCCTGCGCGCCATCATCATGACTTCGCTGGCCTTCATCTTCGGCACCCTGCCCCTGGCGCTGGCCACCGGCAGCGGTGCCAATGCCCGACACTCGATCGGTACCGGCATCGTGGGCGGCATGATCGTACTGTCGTCGCTCGCCCTGCTGTTCGTGCCCATGTTTTTCTACCACTTTGAACGCTGGCGCGAAGGCAGGCAAAAACCGCAGGCTGCGGCCGGCGAACCACCGGCCGGTGACGACGAGGAAGACCGATCATGA